The bacterium sequence TATATCACCATCATCGTTTCTACCATTCCATGGGGTAGTAATATTTGACCCGGCAAGTTTATCTTCTTCTAATCTCCTGACTAATTCTCCAGCAATGTTGTAAATCTTAATGACTATATGAACATTCACGGCTAAATCATACGGAATCTGTGTTTCTTCCTGATTGGGATTGAATGGATTTGGGTAATTCTGGTAAAGTTTATTCTGGAGTGGTAACGGCTGTGATGATTCTAACACAAAGTCAAGGTCAAAAACCGATGCCTCATCCGTAATAGTAATCTCCT is a genomic window containing:
- a CDS encoding T9SS type A sorting domain-containing protein, which encodes EITITDEASVFDLDFVLESSQPLPLQNKLYQNYPNPFNPNQEETQIPYDLAVNVHIVIKIYNIAGELVRRLEEDKLAGSNITTPWNGRNDDGDIVSSGVYFYQLHIGGSVIGTKKILVIK